A region from the Arvicanthis niloticus isolate mArvNil1 chromosome 29, mArvNil1.pat.X, whole genome shotgun sequence genome encodes:
- the LOC143440250 gene encoding uncharacterized protein LOC143440250, giving the protein MDRSFLPDKECKAHLQGGWLLASRSARARADASLTPDALFRRSQRRSEPRGGRARSLLLERSGARTRRGSPATPRLLWVGGRGGWLTERGVGTPRALAGLSLPQRRAATAAERASRRCFSRSLSSSLWPVVSMARGNQREIARQKNMKKTQEISKGKRKEDSLTASQRKQRDSEIMQQKQKVANEKKSMQTREK; this is encoded by the exons ATGGACAG GTCATTTCTGCCAGATAAGGAATGTAAAGCCCACCTTCAGGGTGGTTGGTTGCTAG CGTCCAGgagcgcgcgcgcacgcgcggaCGCCTCGCTGACACCGGACGCGCTTTTCCGCCGCAGCCAACGGCGCTCGGAGCCTCGGGGCGGCAGGGCGCGGTCGCTCCTCCTTGAGCGGTCAGGGGCGCGCACGCGCAGAGGCTCACCGGCCACGCCGCGGCTGTTGTGGGTCGGTGGGCGGGGCGGCTGGTTGACAGAGCGAGGCGTCGGCACACCGAGGGCCCTCGCGGGGCTCAGCCTTCCTCAGCGCCGGGCGGCGACGGCTGCCGAGCGTGCAAGCCGCCGTTGCTTCTCCAGGTCGCTGTCTTCCAGTCTCTGGCCGGTGGTCAGCATGGCCC GTGGAAATCAAAGAGAAATTGCCCgacagaaaaatatgaaaaagaccCAGGAAATtagcaaaggaaaaagaaaagaggatagCTTGACTGCCTCTCAGAGAAAGCAGAG GGATTCAGAGATCATGCAACAAAAGCAGAAGGTAGCCAATGAGAAGAAGTCTATGCAGACAAGAGAAAAATGA